A single window of Dermacentor albipictus isolate Rhodes 1998 colony chromosome 1, USDA_Dalb.pri_finalv2, whole genome shotgun sequence DNA harbors:
- the LOC135897990 gene encoding uncharacterized protein isoform X2, with translation MAAVSSISTLREALCDRHPDFIPTLFVYTDQFRKKDAVDRHVRTAARSKRKTGAPPTAGTEVSGQGGTCKGLSDGEPDTSCVQGADSSFDEEGAADALLLLATSPMLTEPQEVLEPTPLSREENTDHLLTENVALQRKVRDLELQCRKLKRCTFSVDTIHKSSFKFYTGLQSKEQFEALFKHIEKNAERMVYWDGGKTQAKERQLSKREELFMVLYRLRTGVCAKEVARIFGISQSCLSRIFCTWVIFLDKELSALTRFPTLAEIKRHMPMAFSDFSNTRVILDCTEVRIQRPSKLQAQRHTFSSYKHYNTFKALVGVTPDGYVSFVPDLWGGHVSDSEVVEKSGLLGLLDAGDGVMVDKGFRLEGVFPPSIQIHMPPFKMGNQLSASDVIATRKIAGARIHVERVIRRIKEFHFLDKPLPINMLDIIDSIFRTCTFLCNFLQPIISINNENK, from the exons atggcagccgtcagcagcatctcgactctgcgggaagcactttgtgacag ACATCCGGACTTCATACCGACGCTGTTCGTGTATACAGACCAGTTCAGAAAGAAGGACGCGGTCGACCGCCATGTtcgtaccgcggcgcgttccaagaGGAAAACAGGCGCTCCACCAACAGCAG GTACAGAGGTTTCAGGTCAAGGAGGAACTTGTAAAGGTCTCAGTGATGGGGAACCAGACACGTCCTGTGTTCAGG GTGCAGACTCTTCATTCGACGAGGAAGGAGCAGCTGATGCACTCTTGCTGCTTGCAACATCCCCAATGCTCACTGAGCCACAGGAGGTCCTAGAGCCAACGCCCTTAAGCAGagaggagaacactgaccacctattaactgaaaatgtggcattacaacggaaagtcagggatctagaactgcaatgcagaaagctaaaacgctgcacgttttctgtggatactattcacaaatcgtcttttaagttttatacaggactgcaaagtaaggaacagtttgaagcactctttaagcacattgaaaaaaatgcagaacgcatggtttattgggatggaggaaaaacacaagcaaaggaaagacagctctCCAAGCGCGAAGAACTTTTCATGGTGCTGTATAGGCTCAGGACTGGTGTTTGTGCCAAGGAAGTGGCTCGAATCTTTGGAATTTCTCAGTCATGCCTTAGTCGCATCTTTTGTACATGGGTAATTTTTCTCGATAAAGAGCTCTCAGcattgacaaggtttcccacattagcagagatcaaaaggcacatgccaatggcattcagtgacttctcaaacactagagtcatccttgattgcacagaggtgagaatccaaagaccttcaaaactacaggcacagaggcatactttctcctcgtacaagcattataacacgttcaaagcacttgttggggtaacaccagatggctacgtttcatttgtgccagatttgtggggtgggcatgttagtgatagcgaagttgtCGAAAAATCGGGCCTACTGGGTTTATTAGATGCGGGGGACGGTGTGATGGTCGACAAAGGCTTTAGGTTGGAGGGCGTTTTTCCACCATCTATTCAAATCCACATGCCACCATTTAAAATGGGGAACCAATTGTCAGCTAGTGACGTGATTGCCACCCGAAAAATAGCTGGCGCTAGGATCCATGTTGAGCGAGTCATAAGACGTatcaaagaatttcattttttagacaaaccactgccaatcaacatgctcgacattattgacagcatttttaggacttgcacctttttgtgcaattttctacAGCCAATCATTTCAATCAATAATGAGAACAAGTAG
- the LOC135897990 gene encoding uncharacterized protein isoform X1, whose amino-acid sequence MPMSCVAYGCSSRDSPSRTVRFFRFPSVKRDRQRREAWIRAVKRQDAQGRPWQPSAASRLCGKHFVTGAPSLSPRHPDFIPTLFVYTDQFRKKDAVDRHVRTAARSKRKTGAPPTAGTEVSGQGGTCKGLSDGEPDTSCVQGADSSFDEEGAADALLLLATSPMLTEPQEVLEPTPLSREENTDHLLTENVALQRKVRDLELQCRKLKRCTFSVDTIHKSSFKFYTGLQSKEQFEALFKHIEKNAERMVYWDGGKTQAKERQLSKREELFMVLYRLRTGVCAKEVARIFGISQSCLSRIFCTWVIFLDKELSALTRFPTLAEIKRHMPMAFSDFSNTRVILDCTEVRIQRPSKLQAQRHTFSSYKHYNTFKALVGVTPDGYVSFVPDLWGGHVSDSEVVEKSGLLGLLDAGDGVMVDKGFRLEGVFPPSIQIHMPPFKMGNQLSASDVIATRKIAGARIHVERVIRRIKEFHFLDKPLPINMLDIIDSIFRTCTFLCNFLQPIISINNENK is encoded by the exons atgccaatgtcgtgtgtcgcgtacggctgcagttcacgtgacagtcccagcaggacagtgcggtttttccgatttccgtcggtaaaacgagatcgacagcgccgtgaagcctggattagggctgtgaagcggcaagatgcgcaagggcgtccatggcagccgtcagcagcatctcgactctgcgggaagcactttgtgacag GGGCACCATCACTGTCACCCAGACATCCGGACTTCATACCGACGCTGTTCGTGTATACAGACCAGTTCAGAAAGAAGGACGCGGTCGACCGCCATGTtcgtaccgcggcgcgttccaagaGGAAAACAGGCGCTCCACCAACAGCAG GTACAGAGGTTTCAGGTCAAGGAGGAACTTGTAAAGGTCTCAGTGATGGGGAACCAGACACGTCCTGTGTTCAGG GTGCAGACTCTTCATTCGACGAGGAAGGAGCAGCTGATGCACTCTTGCTGCTTGCAACATCCCCAATGCTCACTGAGCCACAGGAGGTCCTAGAGCCAACGCCCTTAAGCAGagaggagaacactgaccacctattaactgaaaatgtggcattacaacggaaagtcagggatctagaactgcaatgcagaaagctaaaacgctgcacgttttctgtggatactattcacaaatcgtcttttaagttttatacaggactgcaaagtaaggaacagtttgaagcactctttaagcacattgaaaaaaatgcagaacgcatggtttattgggatggaggaaaaacacaagcaaaggaaagacagctctCCAAGCGCGAAGAACTTTTCATGGTGCTGTATAGGCTCAGGACTGGTGTTTGTGCCAAGGAAGTGGCTCGAATCTTTGGAATTTCTCAGTCATGCCTTAGTCGCATCTTTTGTACATGGGTAATTTTTCTCGATAAAGAGCTCTCAGcattgacaaggtttcccacattagcagagatcaaaaggcacatgccaatggcattcagtgacttctcaaacactagagtcatccttgattgcacagaggtgagaatccaaagaccttcaaaactacaggcacagaggcatactttctcctcgtacaagcattataacacgttcaaagcacttgttggggtaacaccagatggctacgtttcatttgtgccagatttgtggggtgggcatgttagtgatagcgaagttgtCGAAAAATCGGGCCTACTGGGTTTATTAGATGCGGGGGACGGTGTGATGGTCGACAAAGGCTTTAGGTTGGAGGGCGTTTTTCCACCATCTATTCAAATCCACATGCCACCATTTAAAATGGGGAACCAATTGTCAGCTAGTGACGTGATTGCCACCCGAAAAATAGCTGGCGCTAGGATCCATGTTGAGCGAGTCATAAGACGTatcaaagaatttcattttttagacaaaccactgccaatcaacatgctcgacattattgacagcatttttaggacttgcacctttttgtgcaattttctacAGCCAATCATTTCAATCAATAATGAGAACAAGTAG